The DNA segment gcATGATAATAATGGTTAACTGTAGACTCCCTGATCATATAcagtgaaaaaatatattggaTTTAACtagatataaatgtaatttactatttaaaatgtaaatttacagtTGAAATGATAATAcgttatacatatatatattttttttataaatttatattgcaTATTTATAGTGACAAACAGTAAAAGGACATTTCAAGCGTTCTCTGCATGTTGCGTTCGATTTAATATATCTTTTAAAACcgtatattttaattagttgatgattagttaatattttttttgtattatactATTACAGTTTCGTACCtaatgttaatttgtgtttgtgcgtgtAACCTTGTGCTCTGTTTGTCATGTTTATTAGCTATTATTACAGGTAAGTTCATGGTGattgtatatatacatgtatttttcaAAGCTATATTAACGCGCTTGATACTTACCATGTTTTGCCCTGCCAATCTGCCCGAGTTTCGGTGGCCTTTTGGACTGTGATGTTCCGAAGAACGAGTTCGTGTCTTGCAGTCGACAGCTGAAGGAGAGCTGACTGACATCACTGTCCGCCCCGTACCCGTTCATCTTTCCCTCGTTGTATGGCAGCACTTCGGACATGGCGATACTCAAGTTCCCAGCTAAGGTTGTAGGCAAAAGCGAATATTATTTGTAGGTAATTATGGAAAAAGTCTTTTTAGACTACTATTTTTACTTAGTTTCGAAAGATGAAGTCCAGTTAACACCCTGGTATAACTATATGCAGGTCCAGTCGTGCTGCTCTCCTGACCGAACCGTCGGTTGTACCGGAGAGAGGAGGGATGCGTCCGACTGCAGATGAGCTCTTGTGAGAAATACAGGGAGATCCCGAGACCATAAAGGAAACCCAGACGGAAAAGTGAAGTCATTCATCCGGGTTTGAAGGGGGAGGGAGTAgggagaaataaataaataaagacgcGCGAGTGAAAGACAGTAGCTAAACAATAGCTTAAGACGTTTAACTAGGAATTAAACTAGTATCTATTTTGCTAGTATCTAtcactacactctaaaaatgccgggttgaaaacaacccaacttatattatttggcaacccagcactgggtaaatattggacagaacacatgcttgGTTATTTTGACcgagctggttgggttaaatgtttgtaCCCAACATGCtaggttgttttatttcagtcagGTGTTGTTTAAAACTTATATGATAGGCTGGATATAATGGATATATTATATAATGGGCTGGAAATTTAAAATCACATACAGAATTATAGAGGCGACAGCaaaaatcaaaagatgaacatttattattaagcaagaacacccatggacaaaaatataagacaaatgacatttatttgggtgaatacagcatagtttacaatgtatttaaactcattttacaaacattttagaaatataaaaatagcattttattttaaatgtattcaaccattctctaTAATCACTTTTCATtgaaatagtgctaattctcgTGCCAATATACAAACTGTACTGAGATTAgagaatattaaattaaattcagtattataatgaataaaatcaatttatgttatgcaaggcaaaaggcgtttccatcatgtgaAATAACCACTGCTGATGCAGCTGACTGATATCTCGTCCTACTATGTTGCGTTgtgcaaaataatataatttacagcacttataaatgaaataaaatgtatacaaacctttattttgctttattttgcagCAAATCGGCATTCAGAGAACcgagaaccgctctctcctgtgGAGGAAGCAAAAAAGCCTGCGCTCTGACTATAATTCAGCAGCTGGATGTTTCATCTGAGACATCATCTCCTTGGGTAGagaaaaataacccagcattaaaaatgacccggtaGATTggttacagaaaaaaacagcatctaggtgaagaatatatatatattaaaaataaataaaactaataaataatccAAAAAGCTAAACCTatcatttgggttaaaaaaaaaaacacaaaaacaaaaaacaacccagcgtttTGTAGAGTGCAGAAACAGTACCCatcacctgggtaaaaatattaaaaacaaccaagtaaaatgacccaacaagctgaacccatgcattttggattaaaaatataacccagcattttttaaagtgcagaaaaactacccaacacctggataaaaatataaaaaacaacccaataaaatgacccagcaggctaaacccagcatttgggttaaattATAACCAAGCATTTTTtggagtgcagaaaaactacccaacacctggataaaaatataaaaaacaaccaagtaaaatgacccaacaagctgaacccatgcattttggattaaaaatataacccagcattttttaaagtgcagaaaaactacccaacacctggataaaaatataaaaaacaacccaataaaatgacccagcaggctaaacccagcatttgggtaaaaaatataacccagcattttttagagtgcagaaaaactacagAACACctggataaaaatataaaaaaaaaaaaaaaacaagtaaaatgatccaacaagctgaacccagcatttgggtttaaaaacgaaataacccagcattttttagagtgcagaaaaattaCGCAACACCTggataaacatataaaaaacaaccaagtaaaatgacccaacaagctgaacccagcattttgggttaaaaatataacccagcattttttagagtccagaaaaactacccaacacttgagtaaaatattaaaaacaacccaataaaatgacccaacaagctgatcccaccatttgggttaaaaaaaaaataacccaacattttttagagtgcattaAACTACCCAACACttgagtaaaaatattaaaaacaacccaataaaatgacccagcaggctgaacttagcatttagtttaaaaatatttgagttaaaaaaataacccagcatttttctGTAGAAAGTAATCAAATATTGATTTCAGTGCTTTTTCCAATATAAATTAGTCACTGTAGTATTCATTCCGTATTCTGCACCCCAGTAGTTTCAAATAGCTTGTTACTGGTAGCCAATTGCAAATTTGTGGTTCAGATGATTATTTCCAGtatgtattcaaatagttgATGGCACTCAGTTTTACTAACTAGTAGCCAATCATCATTTATTGTCAGCTTTTTAAGTAGCCTACACAGTAAATTaacaagaatgaaaatttgactaaattaaaatatatacaaataatttaatcaatCCAACCAGCTATAGCAgtgcatatattttaatttatcagtGAATTCAGAATCGCATGTGTAACAGTTTCCTAAAATACACAACTTAAGACCTCACTGATCTCAAATTTGATGCCAAAGCACTGAATAAACATAGGTAAATATGTAAAAAGCTGCTGCTGCCCATCCTGCTCGGTTGTCACCCATAATGTCCTTCCATTGTCTTAAAAACCTTGAGTAGTGTtttggctccctctgctgggCATTTGAAAGACATCCTAGAACTTGTATaggaattctaaaaaaaaaaaaaaaacactgatgaaAACATAACAATCCAACTCTCTTTTACAATCCAACTCATGTCAGCCAGCACTGACAGCTTCTAACAGATCTGACTTTTGCCTTAAAGTCTCACAGACTGTGCAAACACATTCTGTTTCGGTGACAGGTGGCCTGCTGTAGGATCACCACTGGAATGTAGCTGATCCATTTTTAGACTAGCCATGTGGACACAAGTGCAGAGCGGAGCAGTTGGCATCTCACAGCTGATGAGGAGTGGTCTGGGTTGACTTCTTCATTGAGATAAGAACAAGGATTGGAAAGCCGACATATATATTTCTTGATCACTTTGCTCACTTTTGGGCCCTAAATTATTGTTGAGCACCCCCTACAGTCTCTTTAGCGCAGGTAGTCAACATTAGAGATTATGGGTGTGCTTTTTTGCAGTCTGAATTGATtccacacctgtctgtgtcaGTCAAGGAAAAAGCTGTGCTGAAAAGCTCTGGACAGGCACGACAATAATAACAGTGACAGGAAGTCATACAACGGCATGACATGATGAGAAGCTTTCTTCATCTGTTGACGGTGtccttgtttttcttctttctccAAGGTAAGACAaactaaatgtatatttaatatcttaatattttaaaaagtgtgatTTTATGACCCTTAATCTCtcagctgttgtttttttcttgtttatatACTCTACTAACACAACTACTAAATGGTAAGTTATAGCACTTTAACTAAGGAGTGAATGCTGAATGAATCAGTAGATgatcattgttgtttttatgatgACAATATCAAATACCTCTGTAATTTTGCTTTTTGTAAGTGTACTACATCCATATAGctattttgtccaaaaaaatgtagtatatttatttgatttatttgagaaaaaacacattttatcagTCAAAAGCAATCAACTACTAGTAGGCCTCACTTTCAACACGTTTTGCAGAATGTTGGGGCCGGAATGAAGAGGAACGCCTCATCAGCTACCTTTTTAAGGAGCGCGGCTACAACAAAGAGCTTCGTCCAGTCAAAAATAAAGATGATACTGTAGATATTTACCTTGCGCTGACACTTTCCAATCTTATTTCCTTGGTGAGTACATAACATTTCCACTATAAGCAGTTTTTGTTTACAGAGCAGGGAAGATATTATGAATCAGAGATATTAGTATGTGCATTTCATATGTTGTGATATAGGAGATATAAATATTGTCTGATATTGTGCAAGTGTGTCTAACAGTGGTGTTTTTCCATGACAGAAAGAAGTTGATGAAACATTACTAACAAATGTGTGGATGGAGCATGTAAGTACATTATTGTAATTGTTCCATTgtgccatatttaattttaatgtatatttaatatagaatgaaattcaatgtaaatatataatataatataatataatatacaaatttaaataaaataaattatttataatgttttttaaaatcttttatacTAGAAAAAAGGTCATATgatgaaatattttgatattatgaaatattatttaaaataacagttttctattttaatatactttaagatgtaatttatttctgtgatgcaaagctgaatttttatcagccattactccagtcttcagtgtcacatgatctttttaaaaagatcatgtgacactgtgctgtttcatattttttggatattctatagaatagaatagtacagaatagaaattttaaatgaacagcgtttattcaaaatagaaatattttctaacaatacaagtctttactatatatatatatatatatatatattaatttaacacatccttgctgaataaaagtattaatttctttcaaagaaagaaagaaagaaaaaatttactcactccaaacttttgttacaaaggatttctattttaaataaatgctgctctttttattcatcaaagggTCCTGAATAAAGTATCATAGGttgcaacattgataataaatcagcatattagaatgatttcttaaggatcatgtgacagtgaagattggggtaatgatgctgaaaattcatgctttgcatcacagatataaattctattttacagtatatcaaattagaaaaccactattttaaattgcaataatatttcacaatattattgttttttgtgtatttttaatcaaataaatgcagccttgatgagcgtaAAAgactttagtttttttgtattttctatacaacatatgtttttaataatatagttctcttttttttcttaagggcTGGACTGATTATAGACTTCAGTGGAATGAAAGCGAGTTTGATAACATTCCTGTCCTGCGCCTGCCACCGAGTATGGTGTGGTTACCAGAAATTGTTCTTGAAAACAAGTAGGCTACCTTTCACCATCATTTTAATTCCTCAATATTTATGTGCTTTATGAAGTTAGTTGCATTATTTTTTGATCTCATGGTTCTTTAAAATAGCAATGATGCCCAGTTCCAGGTGGCCTATTACTGCAACGTGTTGATCTATCCCAGTGGATATGTGTACTGGTTGCCTCCAGCTATATTTCGAAGCTCCTGCTCTATAAATGTCAACTACTTCCCTTTTGATTGGCAGAACTGCTCACTGAAGTTtaggtaagtttttttttatgtctatacaTAATATTAACTGCTATATGAATTGCTTCATGTATTTTATTGCCTAATGACCCCCACAACACTCATTCTGACTCTATCAGCTCATTAACTTACAACGCCAAAGAGATTACCTTACATCTGAAAGAGGAGCAGGATGAGGATGAAAGGTCCTTCAAGGTGGAGTGGATCATTATTGATCCTGAGGGATTCACAGGTGAGATCTGACACAAATATATGTTTCTTTTTCTACTGTTTCATCCAAATACAAGATCTATCTCTGGCTCCTGTCTTGCAGAAAA comes from the Labeo rohita strain BAU-BD-2019 chromosome 24, IGBB_LRoh.1.0, whole genome shotgun sequence genome and includes:
- the camk2n2 gene encoding calcium/calmodulin-dependent protein kinase II inhibitor 2 — encoded protein: MSEVLPYNEGKMNGYGADSDVSQLSFSCRLQDTNSFFGTSQSKRPPKLGQIGRAKHVVIEDDRIDEVLKGMTDKSSPGV